In the Lachnospiraceae bacterium genome, TGATCCTTCCTGCGGAGCTGCCTGCTGATACATCTTGGTAGCCATTTCATTGAGTGCTTTGGTCAGTGCCTCGGTCTGTGCTTTCAGTTCTGCTACTTCAGCATCGCCCGGATTCTGATTATTTTTATTCTTCTCTACGAGAGCCTTCAGCTTTGACAGCTCTGCTTCAATCGCACTCTTATCGGCTGCCGGTACCTTATCGCCCAGTTCCTCCAAGGATTTCTCTGTCTGGAAGACCATCGCGTCCGCCTCATTCTGAGCATCAATCGCTTCCTTGCGCTTTTTGTCCTCCGCTGCATACTGCTCAGCTTCTTTTACAGCCTTATCGATTTCATCATCTGACAAATTCGTTGAAGCTGTAATGGTAATTTTCTGTTCCTTACCGGTTCCCAGATCCTTTGCTGTTACATTTACAATACCATTGGCATCGATATCAAAGGTAACCTCAATCTGCGGTACACCGCGGGGAGCTGCCGGAATTCCATCCAGGCGGAAGCGACCTAAAGTCTTATTATCCTTAGCCATGGGACGCTCGCCCTGTACAACATGGATATCTACCGCGGTCTGATTGTTCTCAGCCGTAGAAAATACCTGACTCTTCTTTGCCGGAATTGTCGTATTTCTCTCAATTAAAGGAGTTGCTACGCCGCCCATTGTCTCGATTCCCAGTGTCAGAGGCGTTACATCCAGCAGCAAAATATCGCCGGAACCCGACTCGCCGGAAAGCTTTCCGCCTTGAATCGCTGCGCCAATTGCTACGCACTCATCGGGGTTAAGGGCCTTGGAGGGTTCTTTTCCTGTAATCTTTTTAACAGCCTCCTGAACAGCCGGAATACGCGTAGAACCTCCGACCAGTAGTACCTTATCCAGCTGAGATGCCTGCAGCCCTGCATCATTTAATGCATTGCGTACGGGCGTCATCGTTCTTTCTACCAGATCAGCCGTCAGACGGTCAAAATCTGCTCTTGTCAAGCGCACAGACAGATTCTTATAGCCATCCTCATTGGCTGTAATAAACGGAATATTAATATCGGTACTGGTCATATTAGACAGCTCTTTTTTTGCATTTTCTGCTGCATCCTTCAGACGCTGCATAGCCATTTTATCACCGGACAGATCAATTCCCTCTTCCTTCTGGAATTCTTTAATCAGATGATCAATCACGCGCTGATCAAAATCATCGCCGCCCAGATGATTATCGCCGCTGGTGGCCAGCACTTCAATGACACCATCACCAATATCAATAATCGATACATCAAAGGTACCGCCGCCCAGATCGTACACCATGATGGTCTGTTCATTTTCATTATCCAGACCATACGCCAGTGCAGCTGCCGTAGGCTCATTGATAATACGCTTAACATCCAAACCGGCAATTTTACCGGCATCCTTTGTCGCTTGACGCTGTGCATCGTTAAAGTAAGCAGGTACCGTAATTACGGCTTCGGTTACGCCCTCTCCCAGATAGCTTTCTGCATCGCTCTTAAGCTTCTGCAAAATCATTGCGGAGATTTCCTGCGGGCTATAGCTTTTTCCATCGATTTCGGTACGGCTGTCAGTGCCCATTTTTCTCTTAATAGAACGCACCGTTTTATCCGGATGTGTAATTGCCTGACGTTTTGCCAGATCGCCTACCAGACGCTCTCCTGTTTTACTGAACGAAAGGATGGAAGGGGTCGTACGACTTCCCTCCGGATTCGTAATTACAACCGGCTTGCCGCCTTCCATAACGGCTACACAAGAATTGGTTGTACCTAAATCAATACCGATAATTTTTCCCATGATACATTTCCTCCAATTTTATCAATTAATTTGCCACTTTTACAAGGCTGGGACGAATTACTACATCATTCAGCATATATCCCTTTTGGAATACTTCGACGATCTCGTTTTCACCATATTGATCATCCTCTACATGCTGCATTGCATCGTGAAAATGCGGATCAAAGCTCTGCCCAAGCGCCTCCATCTGTTCAACTCCCAGATTTTTCAGTGCTCCCAGCATCTGCTGATAGGTCATTTCCACACCCTTTACAAAAGTATCTTCTTTATCCTTTGCGGCGGCAAGCGCTCGTTCAAAGTTATCAATAACTGGCAGGATGGCTTCTACCACATAGCTAACGCCCCTGTTAAAGATCTGTTCTTTTTCCTTGGTGGTCCGTTTGCGGTAATTGTCAAACTCTGCCATCGTGCGAAGCAACTGATCCTTCATTTGCGCAAGCTTAAGCTCTGCCTCTTTTTCTGGTGAAACCACTTCCTCCTTGGCTTCCTCTGTCTGCTCAGCTACTGCAGAATCAACCTCTTCCTGCGTTTGATTTACAGCTTCTTCTGCCGCTTCCTTCTCACGGCTTGCCTGATCTGCTTCCGTCATATCGTTCCTCCTCTTTTCCGCCTTCCTCTTCAAAAAACTGAGGAAAGTCTTTTGTTAAATATTCTAAGGCGGAAACCACCTTATCGTAATCCATTCTCATAGGACCTACCACGCTGATCGACCCGATACTGCGGTGATTGTAGTGATATGTCGCCGTGACAATACTGCAGTCCTGAAGCTGCTCCGCTTGATTTTCCGAGCCGATCCGAATCTGCAAGCTTCCTCCTGCTTTTTCATGCTCATCGCTTCCAATCAAATGGAGCATCTGATCCTTTTGCTGGAAAAACTCCATCAAGGCTCTTGCCCTGGAAATATCGCTAAACTCAGGAAAATTCAAGATATTCGTAGTGCCGGCCGTAAACACATCCACATCATCTGCATATTGCATCGTATCGTTGATGGCGCCCAAAAGGCTTTCCATCATTTCACTCTCAATCTGGCTCTCACGCTTGATTTTCTGAATCAATGGGAGATTCATCTCGCTCACCGCCAGACCTGCCAGATTGCGATTCAGCACATCAGATAACCGATACAGAGCTTCTGGTTTCATCGGTCTCGCAATGGGAATCACATGGTTGCGTACGATGTTCCCATCTGTCACCAACACCAAAATAACAGATTTTTGATCCAGCGGAATCAGCTGAATATGCTTAAGCTTTGCTTTTTTAAACTGCGGCATCGTTACAATTGCCGTATATTTAGTGAGTGCTGCCAGAAGATCGCCAATTTCACGAAGCATGGAATCCAGCTGCATGGTTTTTTCTCTTAAGATACTCTTAAGCACATTTGCCTGCTCCTGACTCATCTGATCCCGCTCCATCAGCTGATCTACATAAAGCCGATACCCTTTGGAAGAGGGAATGCGACCGGCCGATGTATGCGGCTGTTCAATTAAGCCAAGCTCCTCAAGGTCCGACATCTCATTGCGAATCGTAGCAGAGCTAATACCCATCGGAAACCGACGCGAGATGGTCCGCGAGCCCACGGGCTCTGCTGTCTCCAGGTAATTCATGATGATGGCCTGCAAGATCTGAAGCTTGCGCTCGCTCATGTCCATTGTCATCACCTGCCATCTATTTTGTTAGCACTCAACGTTAAGGAGTGCTAACATCTGGTTATAAGATAGCACTTGCCCTTTAGTTTGTCAAGTGCTTTTTTTAAATAATCATAAAATTTTAATCCAGCAAAAAATCAGCAAATACCTGATTGGCCACATCCAGTCCTCGCTTCGTAAGATAGATCCTATCTTCCTCCTGTTTCAATAGCCCATACTGCAAATGCTTTGATATGGCAGCTTCGTAGACCGTCTCCATGGACCTCCCAAAAAGGCGCAAAAACTCGCTCCCTTTCACGCCGTGCGTGCATCTAAGCCCCAGAAACATAAACTCCTCCATCTGATCCTGAATACTTAGCACCTGCCGCTCTTCACAAATTGCCTTCTGATCAGCACTATGAGCAATATAAAGCTCCAGATCGCTTGTGTTTTTTGTACGAATCTGCTCTTTTAATAAAGAGGATGCCCCAAGGCCAAGGCCGATATACGGCTTACGCCGCCAATAGCCTATATTGTGCCGGCTTTCATAGCAGGGCTGCGAGAAATTTGAAATCTCATATTGCCGCATGTTTGCTTCTGACAATAGCTGACATGTGCGCCAGTACATCTGACGCTCCGTTTCTTCGTCCGGCAAATCCAGCTCTGATTGTTTTTCAAAAAAGAGTGTTCCTTCTTCTAAAATTAAACTATAGCAAGAAAGATGCTGCGGGTTTAGTGTTAGCGCTTGGCGGAGCGTTTCTTCCCACATTGAAAGCGTCTGGCCCGGAAGACCCATCATTAAGTCAAAAGAAATATTCTCAAAGCCTGCCCTGCGAAGGAGCTCCCAGCTTTCTATGACCTGCTTCTTTGTATGAATCCTCCCTAATCTTTTAAGTAAATGATCATCCATAGCCTGTACACCCATACTAATCCGATTGATCCCCTTCTGCTTCCAAAAATGTGCTTTTTCAGCTGTAACGGTTCCTGGATTGACCTCTATTGTCTGCTCTGCATCGTTCTCTATATGAAAGCTCTTCTGCAGCGCCTTCAGGATTGAATCCAATTCATCGCAGGACAGCACAGACGGCGTGCCTCCTCCAATAAAAACAGAAGACACCGGCCAGGTCTCTTTTCCTTTCCAGCTTTCAATTTCTGCACACAGCGCTTTCACATAGGCTTGCCTGCATTCTGCGGCTGCCGGAAAGGAAAGAAAGTCACAGTAGGCACATTTTTGTATACAAAAAGGGATATGCACATATAGCATCATGCTTGACTGCATACCCCTTCACTCCTTACTTTTTATTTTCTTCCGATATCGTGACGGTAATGCACATTTTCAAATGTGACATCATCAATGTGCTTATAGGCTTTATCAATCGCTTTGTCAAGAGCAACATCCAAGGCTACAACTCCTAATACGCGTCCCCCGTTTGTCACAATCTTTCCCTCTGCATTTTTCGTAGTTCCCGCATGGAAAAGCAGCATATCCTTCCGGTCCTTAAATGCATCCAGTCCTTGAATCGGATATCCCTTCTGATACTGCACCGGATACCCTCCGGAAGCTAAAACCACACATACGGCCGCATTATCTTCCCATTCAATTTCAACCTGATCTAGGCTTCCATCGATACAGGCTTCAAAAATATCGACCAAATCGCTTTTTAGCCGCGGCAATATAACCTGTGTTTCGGGATCACCAAAGCGTGCATTATATTCAAGCACTTTAACCCCCGACTGCGTCAGCATCAGCCCAAAGAAAATAATTCCTTTGAAAGTACGTCCCTCTGCGTTCATAGCATCCACAGTCTTCTGGAATATTTTTTCCTCTGCTTCCTTTTGATATGTCTCTGTATAATACTGACTCGGAGAAAAAGTACCCATGCCGCCGGTATTAAGCCCTTGATCATGATCCAGTGCGCGTTTATGATCCTGTGCGCTTACCATGGTACGGACCGTCTTTCCATCACAGAAGGAGAGCACCGAGACTTCCTGTCCCTGTAAAAACTCTTCCACCACCATCTGTGCGCCGGCCTGTCCAAATTTCTGATCGACCATGATCTCATCTACGCCTGCAAGCGCCTCTTCCTCATTCTGACAGATCAGTACCCCTTTGCCAAGAGCGAGTCCATCTGCTTTCAGAACAATCGGATATGTCTTATGCTCCCTTAAAAAGCTTTTAGCCGCATCGGCATCGTTAAACTCCCAATAGCCTGCTGTCGGGATTCCGTATTTCTGCATGAGCCGTTTAGAAAACACCTTGCTGCCCTCTAAAATGGCGGCATTGGCTCTTGGTCCAAAAATCCGCAGTCCCCGCGCCTCAAACTCATCTACAATTCCAAGCATCAATGGATCATCCATGCCCACTACTGTCAAATCAATCTGTTTCTCTACTGCAAAATCAGCTAAGCCCTTGATATCGGTAGCAGAAATGGCTACACATTCTGCTAGCTGTGCAATTCCGGCATTTCCCGGCGCACAATAGATTTTTTCTGCTTTCTGGCTCTGCGCAAGCTTCCATACAATTGCATGCTCTCTTCCGCCGCTTCCTACAACCAAGATCTTCATTCTGCTCTCTCTCCTTTTATCGTGACTTTATGATCCTCTATAATAAGCTGATCCTCTGAAAAAAGCCGTACTGCCTCTGGAAGCAGCTTCCACTCTGCCTCTTCCATCACGCGTCTTTGCAAAATTTCCGGCGTATCTCCTGTCATTACCTTAACCGCCTGCTGCAGCACAATCGGCCCGGTATCAGTGCCGGCATCCACAAAATGCACGGTCGCCCCTGTCACCTTAACGCCTCTCTTCAGTACCTCTTCATGCACCTTTAATCCATAAAAGCCATCACCGCAGAAAGAAGGAATCAAGCTGGGATGAATATTGAGAATCCGACCTTCAAAAGCATCTGTCACCGCCTTGCCAAGCACTACTAAATATCCTGCCAGAACAATGAGATCAATTTCCCGTTCCAGTAAAAGATCCCTTAAGGCCACATCATATTGCTGTTTGGTTTCAAACTGCAGCGTCGACAGATAAATCGATTCTATGCCAGCCTGCTTGGCCCTTTCCAGTCCGAATGCTTTTTTTCGATTACTGATTACACAAACAAGCTCCGCTAGTGGCAGCCGCCCCTCTGCTTTTGCATCGATCAGGGCCTGCAGATTGGTACCGCCTCCAGATATTAAAACCGCTACTCGTTTCATTATGCCTTTTCTCCAATTTAAGTTTATCGTGAAGCAATATAAAAAATCAGTTTTTTCAACTGATTTTTTATAAATCCCATTACAGGATCACACCTGGTGTCTCTTCTTCACTTTTTACAATACGGCCAATCTGATATGCTTTTTCTCCGCTTTCCCGCAGTGTTTGCAGTGCCAAATCTGCCTCTGCCGGATCAACGGCCAGCATCATACCGATTCCCATATTAAACGTATTGAACATTCCTTGTTCGCCTACGCCGCCGCGCTTCTGCATGAGAGCAAAAATAGGCGGAATTTCCCAGCTTCCTTTTTCAATCTGTGCGTTCGTATAATGCGGCAGCATTCTAGGAATATTCTCGTAAAAACCTCCGCCGGTTATATGGCTAATCGCCTTAATTTCTACTTTTTTCTTTAGCGCTTCAATTGCATTCACATAAATCTTGGTAGGTGCCAGCAGCACTTCTCCCAGCGGCTTGTCCAGCATTCCAAAATCATCTGCTAAAATTTCTTTTGCTCTTTCCGTATCCAAATCGAAAATTTTGCGAACCAGAGAGAAGCCGTTACTATGTACACCACTGCTCGCGATCCCAATAATCACGTCGCCTTCTTTTACTTTAGATCCGTCGATCACATCCTTGCGATCCACAATACCCACTGAAAAACCAGCAATATCATATTCATCTACCGGATAAAAGCCAGGCATTTCAGCGGTCTCTCCGCCGATGAGAGCACTATGGCTTTGACGGCAGCCATCGGATACGCCCTTTACAATCTCAGCAATCTTTTCCGGTACATTTTTACCGCAGGCAATATAGTCCAAAAAGAAAAGCGGGGTTGCACCGCAACAAACGACATCATTAACGCACATGGCCACTGCATCAATGCCAACCGTATCATGCCGATCCATCAAAAAGGCTACTTTTAATTTTGTTCCCACTCCATCGGTCCCGGATACTAAAATTGGTTCCTCCATTTTCTGATCAGCAATCGAAAATAGTCCGCCAAAACCACCTAAATCCGTAATCACATTCGAATTAAACGTAGTCTGTACATGCTGCTTCATCAGAGCGACAGCCTTATAACCAGCCTCTACATCAACTCCGGCACTTTTGTATTCAATAGCCATATAATCCTCCATTCTAAGCTGTACCTATTTGGCACTCAAATTCTACATTTATTTTACCCTGTGCATTATCGATTGTCAATCTGCTTTTTCAGTTAATAGTGACCAAATCCAAGTTTTTACCTGCTCTAAATTGCTTGTATTATTGACAATTCCTAAATATAAAGGAAGTCCCGGCGCACAGGCATCCAGTTGCGCATCCCCGCCGGCAACGCGGATCAAACAGGGAAGGTCTTTTACCATCGACTCCGCCCGTCCGTTATTGGTGGTAATTTTATAGGATACATATAAAATGCCTTCTTCTCCTTCCGGAGCTTTTTCCGCGGCCAATCGCTCCAATTCAAGAAATTCTTCTTCCGTAAATACATCCCTTAGATCCAAATACAGTCCCATGGATACATCGTTTACCATGCTATCCTGATCTCCTACAACCACATCCAGCATCCCAGCCGCAACACTGCCAGCTAATCGGTATAGCATAGCGTTCGCTTCCTCTGCTTCCGCCTGACTGTAACCGGTATAAAATTGCTCAGCCCAAAACTGTTTTTCTCCGTTCTCTGTCATTTGCGGAAACTTTTCTGAAAGATGAACCGGCAGGGCGTCGATCGCATCCGGATCTAAAAGCTTAGCCCTTACTCCAATCTGCAAACATTTCTCCTGCGGCTTATCAAAGGTAAATCTTCCAATGAACCATACGAGCATGCCTAATAAAGCCATTCCAATCAAAATCTGCAGCCAATAATTCTGCAGAATATAGCTGATTTTTTCTTTTATTGTCATTTGCTGATAAGCTGTTTTTACTTTTTCACGATCTGTATCCATTCTGCCTCCACCTTCTGGTTAATATAATTTAGTCTACCTCTTTTCCCCCTTTTTTGCAACAAAAAGAAAAAAACAAACTGTAAACAAATAATGAAATCTACCCTTTATTTTAGACTCCGTTAAAATTTCGATAAAATTCCTCATATTGACAGGTGTATCTAAAATTGAAACTCCCATACTAAAATTGAGCTCGTCAAATCTCAAAAGAAAGGATGGTAAATCATGATGAATTGTGTATTTAAGGGTTTTTTTAATGATCCCGATAGTGCAGAGGCTGCTTACTATGCGCTTCGCAGCAAACAGCTGGTCAACGACCTGGAAACCTCGAATTTAGCGACGCCTCGTTTTACCAGCATGGCTCCGCAAATTGCATATTCTGCTGAGGGGAATACGATGATCAATTCTTCCGTAGAACATGCAGGGCTTTTTAACAATTTTTTAACCAACAATGATCCCCGAGTCGCCATGACGCCA is a window encoding:
- a CDS encoding phosphoribosylformylglycinamidine cyclo-ligase, with product MEYKSAGVDVEAGYKAVALMKQHVQTTFNSNVITDLGGFGGLFSIADQKMEEPILVSGTDGVGTKLKVAFLMDRHDTVGIDAVAMCVNDVVCCGATPLFFLDYIACGKNVPEKIAEIVKGVSDGCRQSHSALIGGETAEMPGFYPVDEYDIAGFSVGIVDRKDVIDGSKVKEGDVIIGIASSGVHSNGFSLVRKIFDLDTERAKEILADDFGMLDKPLGEVLLAPTKIYVNAIEALKKKVEIKAISHITGGGFYENIPRMLPHYTNAQIEKGSWEIPPIFALMQKRGGVGEQGMFNTFNMGIGMMLAVDPAEADLALQTLRESGEKAYQIGRIVKSEEETPGVIL
- the grpE gene encoding nucleotide exchange factor GrpE encodes the protein MTEADQASREKEAAEEAVNQTQEEVDSAVAEQTEEAKEEVVSPEKEAELKLAQMKDQLLRTMAEFDNYRKRTTKEKEQIFNRGVSYVVEAILPVIDNFERALAAAKDKEDTFVKGVEMTYQQMLGALKNLGVEQMEALGQSFDPHFHDAMQHVEDDQYGENEIVEVFQKGYMLNDVVIRPSLVKVAN
- a CDS encoding phosphoribosylglycinamide formyltransferase, which encodes MKRVAVLISGGGTNLQALIDAKAEGRLPLAELVCVISNRKKAFGLERAKQAGIESIYLSTLQFETKQQYDVALRDLLLEREIDLIVLAGYLVVLGKAVTDAFEGRILNIHPSLIPSFCGDGFYGLKVHEEVLKRGVKVTGATVHFVDAGTDTGPIVLQQAVKVMTGDTPEILQRRVMEEAEWKLLPEAVRLFSEDQLIIEDHKVTIKGERAE
- the purD gene encoding phosphoribosylamine--glycine ligase, producing the protein MKILVVGSGGREHAIVWKLAQSQKAEKIYCAPGNAGIAQLAECVAISATDIKGLADFAVEKQIDLTVVGMDDPLMLGIVDEFEARGLRIFGPRANAAILEGSKVFSKRLMQKYGIPTAGYWEFNDADAAKSFLREHKTYPIVLKADGLALGKGVLICQNEEEALAGVDEIMVDQKFGQAGAQMVVEEFLQGQEVSVLSFCDGKTVRTMVSAQDHKRALDHDQGLNTGGMGTFSPSQYYTETYQKEAEEKIFQKTVDAMNAEGRTFKGIIFFGLMLTQSGVKVLEYNARFGDPETQVILPRLKSDLVDIFEACIDGSLDQVEIEWEDNAAVCVVLASGGYPVQYQKGYPIQGLDAFKDRKDMLLFHAGTTKNAEGKIVTNGGRVLGVVALDVALDKAIDKAYKHIDDVTFENVHYRHDIGRK
- a CDS encoding oxygen-independent coproporphyrinogen III oxidase; this translates as MQSSMMLYVHIPFCIQKCAYCDFLSFPAAAECRQAYVKALCAEIESWKGKETWPVSSVFIGGGTPSVLSCDELDSILKALQKSFHIENDAEQTIEVNPGTVTAEKAHFWKQKGINRISMGVQAMDDHLLKRLGRIHTKKQVIESWELLRRAGFENISFDLMMGLPGQTLSMWEETLRQALTLNPQHLSCYSLILEEGTLFFEKQSELDLPDEETERQMYWRTCQLLSEANMRQYEISNFSQPCYESRHNIGYWRRKPYIGLGLGASSLLKEQIRTKNTSDLELYIAHSADQKAICEERQVLSIQDQMEEFMFLGLRCTHGVKGSEFLRLFGRSMETVYEAAISKHLQYGLLKQEEDRIYLTKRGLDVANQVFADFLLD
- the hrcA gene encoding heat-inducible transcription repressor HrcA, with protein sequence MMTMDMSERKLQILQAIIMNYLETAEPVGSRTISRRFPMGISSATIRNEMSDLEELGLIEQPHTSAGRIPSSKGYRLYVDQLMERDQMSQEQANVLKSILREKTMQLDSMLREIGDLLAALTKYTAIVTMPQFKKAKLKHIQLIPLDQKSVILVLVTDGNIVRNHVIPIARPMKPEALYRLSDVLNRNLAGLAVSEMNLPLIQKIKRESQIESEMMESLLGAINDTMQYADDVDVFTAGTTNILNFPEFSDISRARALMEFFQQKDQMLHLIGSDEHEKAGGSLQIRIGSENQAEQLQDCSIVTATYHYNHRSIGSISVVGPMRMDYDKVVSALEYLTKDFPQFFEEEGGKEEERYDGSRSGKP
- the dnaK gene encoding molecular chaperone DnaK, translating into MGKIIGIDLGTTNSCVAVMEGGKPVVITNPEGSRTTPSILSFSKTGERLVGDLAKRQAITHPDKTVRSIKRKMGTDSRTEIDGKSYSPQEISAMILQKLKSDAESYLGEGVTEAVITVPAYFNDAQRQATKDAGKIAGLDVKRIINEPTAAALAYGLDNENEQTIMVYDLGGGTFDVSIIDIGDGVIEVLATSGDNHLGGDDFDQRVIDHLIKEFQKEEGIDLSGDKMAMQRLKDAAENAKKELSNMTSTDINIPFITANEDGYKNLSVRLTRADFDRLTADLVERTMTPVRNALNDAGLQASQLDKVLLVGGSTRIPAVQEAVKKITGKEPSKALNPDECVAIGAAIQGGKLSGESGSGDILLLDVTPLTLGIETMGGVATPLIERNTTIPAKKSQVFSTAENNQTAVDIHVVQGERPMAKDNKTLGRFRLDGIPAAPRGVPQIEVTFDIDANGIVNVTAKDLGTGKEQKITITASTNLSDDEIDKAVKEAEQYAAEDKKRKEAIDAQNEADAMVFQTEKSLEELGDKVPAADKSAIEAELSKLKALVEKNKNNQNPGDAEVAELKAQTEALTKALNEMATKMYQQAAPQEGSAGQDTGHTGGNSGNNGPQDDNVVDADFKEV